One region of Campylobacter concisus genomic DNA includes:
- a CDS encoding OmpA family protein gives MKKIALAMVAATAVFASNAAYNYEVTPTIGGVHPEGNLRVKDHNFVGVRAARNLEDFFFDQVELGVDYTQKAKEKTGSLTREGRVLRYHANLVKDIVDFGPVNLYGLVGAGYEDVPAIFVKNEDGGFGQYGFGLRYQVTDRFALKAEARDAIKFEHADHNLFYSLGFGIGLDSKAAPVVAAAPVAAAAPAATPVLDDDNDGVPNDIDQCPNTPAGVVVDERGCEKVIVLRDLDVNFAFDSYKVGPKYAAEIKKVADFMGEHPDYKVVLAGHTDSVGAEAYNQKLSEKRAKAVADVLAGYGVSEDKISTVGYGELKPIATNKTKEGRAQNRRVEATFNK, from the coding sequence ATGAAAAAGATTGCTTTAGCTATGGTTGCCGCAACAGCGGTTTTTGCGTCTAACGCAGCATATAATTATGAAGTTACTCCAACTATTGGTGGCGTTCACCCAGAGGGAAATTTACGTGTAAAAGACCACAACTTCGTTGGTGTTAGAGCTGCTAGAAATCTTGAAGATTTTTTCTTTGATCAAGTAGAGCTTGGTGTTGATTACACTCAAAAAGCAAAAGAAAAAACAGGTAGCTTAACAAGAGAAGGAAGAGTCCTTAGATATCATGCAAATCTTGTAAAAGATATAGTTGATTTTGGACCAGTTAATCTATATGGCTTAGTTGGTGCTGGTTATGAAGATGTTCCAGCTATTTTTGTTAAAAATGAAGATGGCGGTTTTGGCCAATATGGTTTTGGCTTAAGATATCAAGTAACTGATAGATTTGCTCTTAAAGCAGAAGCAAGAGACGCTATCAAATTTGAACATGCTGATCATAACCTATTTTATTCACTAGGCTTTGGTATCGGTCTTGACTCAAAAGCAGCTCCAGTTGTGGCAGCAGCTCCAGTTGCAGCAGCAGCTCCAGCAGCAACTCCAGTTCTTGATGATGATAATGATGGCGTGCCAAATGATATAGATCAATGCCCTAATACTCCAGCTGGCGTGGTTGTTGATGAAAGAGGATGTGAAAAAGTTATCGTTCTTAGAGATCTAGATGTTAACTTTGCATTTGATAGCTATAAAGTTGGACCAAAATACGCAGCTGAGATCAAAAAAGTAGCTGACTTTATGGGCGAACACCCAGATTATAAAGTTGTACTTGCTGGTCACACTGATAGCGTAGGTGCAGAAGCTTACAACCAAAAACTATCTGAAAAAAGAGCAAAAGCAGTAGCTGATGTTCTTGCTGGTTATGGGGTAAGTGAGGATAAAATTTCAACAGTTGGTTATGGTGAGCTTAAACCAATTGCTACAAACAAAACTAAAGAAGGTCGCGCACAAAATAGACGCGTTGAAGCTACTTTCAATAAATAA
- a CDS encoding HAD family hydrolase, giving the protein MKKTILFDLDGTLIDSTSAILKGFDRAFLSHGKKEPDHNALKSLVGHPLEIMFERLGASKNLIDSYIKEYKACYEKIYLDETVLLDYANEALKEASSFADVGIVTTKTSKFSIILLEHLGVMKYIKTIIGRDDVTNPKPNPEPINLALDRLNKDKNNAFMVGDTIMDLMAAQAAFITGVGLTCGYGQKSDLEKFSKHIFSNPFEAVSFIKEV; this is encoded by the coding sequence ATGAAAAAAACCATACTTTTTGATTTGGACGGTACGCTTATTGATTCAACTTCTGCTATTTTAAAAGGATTTGATAGAGCTTTCTTATCCCATGGTAAAAAAGAGCCAGACCATAATGCATTAAAGTCTTTGGTTGGTCATCCGCTTGAAATAATGTTTGAAAGACTTGGTGCAAGCAAAAATTTAATTGATAGCTATATAAAAGAATATAAAGCTTGCTACGAAAAAATTTATCTTGATGAGACAGTACTCTTAGATTATGCAAATGAAGCATTGAAGGAGGCAAGTAGCTTTGCTGATGTAGGTATAGTTACTACTAAAACTTCAAAATTTTCTATTATCTTGCTTGAGCATTTAGGAGTTATGAAATATATAAAAACTATTATTGGAAGAGACGATGTTACTAATCCAAAACCAAATCCAGAGCCAATAAATTTGGCTTTAGATAGACTTAATAAAGATAAAAATAATGCATTTATGGTAGGTGACACCATTATGGATCTAATGGCTGCACAAGCTGCTTTTATTACAGGCGTGGGTCTAACTTGTGGATATGGTCAAAAGAGTGATTTGGAGAAATTTAGTAAACATATTTTCTCAAACCCATTTGAAGCCGTTAGCTTTATAAAAGAGGTTTAA
- a CDS encoding NAD(P)/FAD-dependent oxidoreductase produces the protein MIYDIIIIGAGASGLFLGANLKGKKIAILEKNSSAGKKIQASGGGRCNITNRFISAKNYLGEQKFIEEILKVLTPDQVLNFFSELRFSEQKQNQFFCDSGAKSVLSVLLKRQNADIFYNKEVLGAKKIDEIFEILTKDEKFRARNLVIASGGLSYKTLGASDIGYKIANDFGIEILALAPALVGFSVQKDEFWFKELSGVSLNADVKINSKNESHKFSGNLLFTHRGISGPAILNTSLFWQKGRICINFLPKFSEKNLIDGKKQLSSVLPLPKRFVLEFLKNFGLKDRAFYEFNDNERQIIKRLFAYEFAPAGTFGFERAEVTKGGIKIEFLDENLQASNVNGLYFIGEVLEITGMLGGYNLHFAFASALKVARVLNL, from the coding sequence TTGATCTATGACATCATCATCATTGGCGCTGGTGCTAGCGGACTATTTTTAGGAGCAAATTTAAAGGGTAAAAAAATTGCCATCTTAGAAAAAAATAGTAGTGCTGGCAAAAAGATCCAAGCAAGCGGTGGTGGCAGATGTAACATCACAAACCGCTTTATAAGCGCTAAAAACTACCTTGGCGAGCAAAAATTTATAGAGGAAATTTTAAAAGTACTGACCCCAGATCAAGTTTTAAATTTTTTTAGCGAGCTTAGATTTAGTGAGCAAAAGCAAAATCAATTTTTTTGTGATAGCGGCGCAAAGAGCGTCTTGAGCGTACTTTTAAAAAGGCAAAATGCAGATATTTTTTACAACAAAGAAGTTCTTGGTGCTAAAAAAATAGATGAAATTTTTGAAATTTTAACAAAAGATGAGAAATTTAGAGCTAGAAATTTAGTCATCGCAAGTGGAGGATTAAGCTATAAAACCCTTGGCGCAAGCGATATTGGCTATAAAATAGCAAATGATTTTGGCATTGAAATCTTAGCTCTTGCACCTGCACTTGTTGGATTTAGCGTGCAAAAAGATGAGTTTTGGTTTAAAGAACTTAGTGGCGTCAGCCTAAACGCAGACGTAAAGATAAATAGCAAAAACGAGAGTCATAAATTTAGTGGCAATTTGCTTTTTACGCATAGGGGCATAAGCGGACCAGCGATACTAAATACCTCGCTATTTTGGCAAAAGGGGCGAATTTGCATAAATTTTTTGCCCAAATTTAGTGAGAAAAATTTAATAGATGGCAAAAAGCAGCTTAGCTCGGTTTTGCCCTTGCCAAAGAGATTTGTGCTAGAGTTCTTAAAAAATTTTGGCTTAAAAGATAGAGCCTTTTATGAATTTAATGACAATGAGAGACAAATCATAAAAAGGCTTTTTGCTTATGAATTTGCCCCAGCTGGGACATTCGGCTTTGAAAGAGCGGAAGTTACAAAAGGCGGCATAAAGATTGAATTTTTAGATGAAAATTTACAAGCTTCTAACGTTAATGGACTTTATTTTATTGGTGAAGTCTTGGAAATCACTGGCATGCTTGGCGGATATAACTTACATTTTGCATTTGCAAGCGCTCTAAAGGTGGCTAGGGTCTTAAATCTATGA
- a CDS encoding MFS transporter, which yields MLKSVLPLSFIIASRFLGLFIVLPVLSLYALNLRGANEFLVGLIVGVYAISQMIFQVPFGALSDRIGRKKTLTIGLLVFIIGSIICALTSDIFTMLFGRFLQGVGAIGAVATAMISDYITEEKRSKAMAIMGAFIGLSFTLSMVLGPLLAKDYGLSSLFYLSAALSLLCIVLLYTVVPKEIKVSAKSEKVPFGKLFLQKDYMIINFTSFMQKMLASIAFLVIPIVLVKEYGYESSELYKVYTLGAVLGFLAMGLAGALGDGKGLSKVILIAGTLLFALTYTIFAISFTLFIFVLGVAIFFIGFNLHEPIMQSTATKFVKSSQKGSALGVFNSFGYLGSFVGGAFGGYILHAFGFKVLAIICVVLCVIWLVLLFSLSDPRIFKNIYLSPEVSLNLESLNSQKGVVDYYKNEKNQVIKFDSRLTSEAALKESLKF from the coding sequence ATGTTAAAAAGCGTTTTACCACTATCTTTTATCATAGCAAGCAGATTTTTAGGTCTTTTTATAGTTTTGCCAGTGCTTAGCCTTTATGCCTTAAATTTACGCGGAGCAAACGAGTTTTTAGTAGGGCTAATAGTAGGCGTCTATGCGATCTCACAGATGATATTTCAAGTGCCTTTTGGAGCGCTCTCGGATAGGATAGGACGCAAAAAAACATTAACGATCGGACTTTTGGTTTTTATCATCGGTTCAATAATTTGTGCACTTACAAGCGATATTTTTACCATGCTATTTGGTAGATTTTTACAAGGCGTAGGTGCTATCGGAGCAGTTGCAACTGCGATGATAAGTGACTATATAACAGAAGAAAAACGCTCAAAAGCTATGGCGATAATGGGTGCTTTTATAGGGCTTAGTTTCACACTTTCTATGGTGCTTGGGCCGCTTCTTGCCAAAGACTATGGACTTTCAAGCCTCTTTTACCTAAGTGCCGCTCTTAGCCTACTTTGCATTGTACTTCTTTACACCGTTGTGCCAAAAGAGATAAAAGTGAGTGCTAAAAGTGAAAAAGTACCATTTGGTAAGCTTTTTTTACAAAAAGACTACATGATCATAAATTTCACCTCTTTTATGCAAAAGATGCTAGCAAGCATCGCATTTTTGGTGATCCCTATCGTTTTGGTAAAAGAGTATGGCTATGAGAGTAGCGAGCTTTACAAGGTCTATACGCTTGGCGCCGTGCTTGGCTTTTTAGCTATGGGGTTAGCAGGCGCCCTTGGCGATGGTAAGGGACTTAGCAAGGTTATCTTGATAGCTGGCACGCTGCTTTTTGCTCTAACCTACACTATTTTTGCCATTAGTTTTACACTTTTTATCTTCGTTTTGGGAGTTGCTATATTTTTTATAGGATTTAACCTTCACGAGCCCATCATGCAATCAACCGCAACAAAATTTGTAAAATCCTCACAAAAAGGCTCAGCCCTTGGCGTATTTAATTCATTTGGCTATCTAGGAAGCTTTGTTGGAGGTGCATTTGGTGGGTATATCTTGCACGCCTTTGGCTTTAAAGTACTCGCCATCATCTGCGTGGTGCTTTGCGTGATCTGGCTTGTTTTGCTCTTTAGCCTAAGCGATCCAAGAATTTTTAAAAATATCTATCTAAGCCCTGAAGTAAGCTTAAATTTAGAGTCACTAAATAGCCAAAAAGGTGTAGTCGATTATTACAAAAACGAGAAAAATCAAGTAATCAAATTTGACTCTCGCCTAACAAGCGAGGCTGCTTTAAAAGAGAGTTTGAAGTTTTGA
- a CDS encoding non-canonical purine NTP pyrophosphatase: MKIVLATSNLDKVKEIKEFLKGYEIYALSEVVKPFEIVEDGSTFQQNALIKSRAVFAKLKEQGLDNELIALSDDSGISVDALGGEPGIYSARYFDLDENGKVCGKNANDANNRAKLISKLKALNLKSSPAHYTACIAISSKFGDYTTHGFMYGKAIDEERGTNGFGYDALFIPDGFTKTLGELDNETKLKISHRSKGLELANFVLKSLKKNFS, encoded by the coding sequence ATGAAGATTGTGCTTGCGACATCAAATTTAGACAAAGTAAAAGAGATAAAAGAGTTTTTAAAAGGCTATGAAATTTACGCCTTAAGCGAGGTTGTAAAGCCATTTGAGATCGTTGAAGATGGTAGTACTTTTCAGCAAAATGCGCTCATAAAGTCAAGAGCTGTCTTTGCAAAGCTTAAAGAGCAGGGGCTTGATAATGAGCTTATCGCTCTTAGCGATGATAGTGGCATTAGTGTGGATGCACTTGGTGGCGAGCCCGGGATCTACTCTGCGCGCTATTTTGACCTTGATGAAAATGGCAAGGTATGCGGCAAGAACGCAAATGACGCAAACAATAGAGCAAAGCTAATTAGTAAGCTAAAGGCGCTAAATTTAAAGAGCTCACCAGCTCATTACACCGCCTGTATCGCTATTAGCTCGAAATTTGGCGACTACACAACTCATGGCTTTATGTATGGCAAAGCGATAGATGAGGAGCGTGGTACAAATGGCTTTGGCTACGACGCGCTCTTTATCCCAGATGGCTTTACTAAAACGCTTGGCGAGCTAGATAATGAGACGAAGCTTAAAATTTCTCACCGTTCAAAGGGACTTGAGCTTGCAAATTTCGTGCTAAAAAGTCTAAAGAAAAACTTTAGTTAA